In one Bradyrhizobium sp. 4 genomic region, the following are encoded:
- a CDS encoding carboxymuconolactone decarboxylase family protein translates to MKPRMNFYQAAPDTMKALVALEEQIQSTGLEKSLIELVKIRASQINGCAFCINMHTEDARKRGETEQRIYLLNAWRESPLYTDRERAALAWTESVTLISETHAPDDVYEQVRAQFSDAETVNLTMLIGAINAWNRIAIAFRAVHPVKVKASVA, encoded by the coding sequence ATGAAACCCCGCATGAATTTCTACCAGGCCGCACCCGACACGATGAAGGCGCTGGTGGCACTGGAAGAGCAGATCCAGTCGACGGGCCTCGAGAAATCGCTCATCGAGCTCGTCAAGATCCGCGCGTCGCAGATCAACGGCTGTGCCTTCTGCATCAACATGCATACCGAGGACGCCCGCAAGCGCGGCGAGACCGAGCAGCGCATCTATCTGCTCAATGCCTGGCGCGAATCCCCGCTCTACACCGACCGCGAGCGCGCCGCGCTGGCCTGGACCGAATCGGTGACGCTGATCTCCGAGACGCACGCGCCTGATGACGTCTACGAGCAGGTCCGCGCGCAATTCTCCGATGCGGAGACGGTGAACCTGACCATGCTGATCGGCGCCATCAATGCCTGGAACAGAATCGCGATCGCGTTCCGTGCGGTTCACCCGGTGAAGGTGAAGGCGTCGGTGGCGTGA
- a CDS encoding amino acid ABC transporter ATP-binding protein, which yields MIEISHVDKWYSPSFQVLTDCTTSVTKGEVVVVCGPSGSGKSTLIKCVNALEPFQKGDISVDGTKVNDPKTNLPKLRSRVGMVFQHFELFPHLKIIDNLCLAQQKVLDRSRDKAMAKGMQLLERVGLKEQAQKYPANLSGGQQQRVAIARALAMDPIVMLFDEPTSALDPEMVSEVLDVMVDLAHEGMTMMVVTHEMGFARKVANRVIFMDRGEIVEDAPKDDFFGKPRSDRAQKFLSKILSH from the coding sequence ATGATCGAGATCAGCCACGTCGACAAATGGTACAGCCCGAGCTTCCAGGTGCTGACCGACTGCACCACCAGCGTCACCAAGGGCGAGGTGGTCGTGGTCTGCGGTCCGTCGGGATCAGGCAAGTCGACGCTGATCAAATGCGTCAACGCGCTGGAGCCGTTCCAGAAAGGCGACATCAGCGTCGATGGCACCAAGGTCAACGATCCCAAGACCAATCTGCCCAAGCTGCGCTCGCGTGTCGGCATGGTGTTTCAGCATTTCGAGCTGTTTCCGCATCTGAAGATCATCGACAATCTCTGTCTCGCACAGCAGAAGGTGCTCGACCGGTCGCGCGACAAGGCGATGGCAAAAGGCATGCAGCTGCTGGAGCGCGTCGGCCTGAAGGAACAGGCGCAAAAGTATCCCGCGAACCTGTCCGGTGGCCAGCAGCAGCGGGTGGCGATCGCTCGCGCGCTCGCAATGGATCCCATTGTCATGCTGTTCGACGAGCCGACCTCGGCGCTCGACCCCGAAATGGTGAGCGAGGTGCTCGACGTCATGGTGGACCTCGCCCATGAGGGCATGACCATGATGGTCGTCACCCACGAGATGGGCTTTGCCCGCAAGGTTGCCAACCGCGTGATCTTCATGGACCGCGGCGAGATCGTCGAGGACGCCCCGAAGGACGATTTCTTCGGCAAGCCCCGCAGCGACCGCGCGCAGAAGTTCTTGTCGAAGATCCTGTCGCATTAA
- a CDS encoding MDR family MFS transporter, translated as MSTLQPALNAASAASIPAPAAAATPVVSTKTWIAVIGATLGAFMAVLNIQIVNASLADIQGAIGAGIDDGGWISTSYLIAEIVVIPLSGWLAQVFSIRIYLLTNAVLFLILSAACALAQDLPQMIVLRAVQGFTGGVLIPMAFTLIITLLPRGKQPVGLALFALSATFAPAIGPTIGGYLTENFGWQYIFYVNVVPGGIMVGMLWYALDAKPMKLGLLRDGDWAGIIAMAIGLSALQTVLEEGNKDDWFGSPFIVKLSVIAAVALTAFLIIELTVKKPLLNLRLLVRRNFGFGMLANFLLGIALYGSVFILPQYLARIQGYNAEQIGMVLAWTGLPQLLLIPLVPRLMQKLDARLIIGVGFVLFAASNFMNIYMTGNYAADQLLWPNVVRAIGQALVMAPLSAVATSGIEPENAGSASGLFNMMRNLGGAVGIALLQTLLTKREQYHSNVLMQSVSLFEQATRTRLEQLTQYFVNHGILDQADALHRAYVAIGHIVQKQAYILAFSDTFYLLGVALIVALIATLFLKKAGPASAGGVH; from the coding sequence ATGAGCACGCTCCAACCCGCCCTGAACGCCGCTTCAGCCGCCAGCATTCCTGCTCCGGCCGCGGCCGCCACGCCGGTGGTTTCCACCAAGACCTGGATTGCCGTGATCGGCGCGACACTCGGCGCCTTCATGGCGGTGCTGAACATCCAGATCGTCAATGCCTCGCTCGCCGACATCCAGGGCGCGATCGGCGCCGGCATCGACGATGGCGGCTGGATCTCGACCTCTTATCTGATCGCGGAGATCGTGGTCATCCCGCTCTCGGGCTGGCTGGCGCAGGTGTTCTCGATCCGCATTTATCTGCTCACCAACGCGGTCCTGTTCCTGATCCTGTCGGCCGCCTGTGCGCTGGCGCAGGACCTGCCGCAGATGATCGTGCTGCGGGCAGTGCAAGGTTTTACCGGCGGCGTGCTGATTCCGATGGCGTTCACGCTCATCATCACATTGCTGCCGCGCGGAAAGCAGCCGGTCGGCCTTGCGCTGTTCGCGCTGTCGGCGACGTTCGCGCCCGCGATCGGCCCGACCATCGGCGGCTACCTCACCGAAAATTTTGGCTGGCAGTACATCTTCTACGTCAATGTCGTCCCGGGCGGGATCATGGTCGGCATGCTCTGGTACGCCCTCGATGCAAAGCCCATGAAGCTTGGGCTGCTGCGCGACGGAGACTGGGCCGGCATCATCGCCATGGCGATCGGACTGTCGGCGCTGCAGACCGTGCTTGAGGAAGGCAATAAGGACGACTGGTTCGGCTCGCCCTTCATCGTCAAGCTGTCCGTCATCGCGGCCGTGGCGCTGACCGCCTTCCTGATCATCGAGCTGACCGTGAAGAAGCCGCTCCTCAACCTGCGCCTGCTGGTCCGCCGCAATTTCGGCTTCGGCATGCTCGCGAATTTCCTGCTGGGAATCGCGCTCTACGGCTCGGTGTTCATCCTGCCGCAATATCTGGCCCGCATTCAAGGCTACAATGCCGAGCAGATCGGCATGGTGCTGGCATGGACGGGCCTGCCGCAGCTCCTGCTGATCCCGCTGGTGCCGCGGCTGATGCAGAAGCTCGATGCGCGGCTCATCATCGGCGTCGGCTTCGTCCTGTTCGCGGCTTCCAACTTCATGAACATCTACATGACCGGCAACTATGCCGCCGATCAATTGCTCTGGCCCAATGTGGTTCGTGCGATCGGCCAGGCGCTGGTGATGGCGCCACTGTCTGCGGTGGCGACCTCAGGCATCGAACCGGAGAACGCGGGCTCGGCCTCCGGCCTGTTCAACATGATGCGCAATCTCGGCGGCGCTGTCGGTATCGCGTTGTTGCAGACCCTGCTGACCAAGCGCGAGCAGTATCACTCCAACGTGCTGATGCAGTCGGTCTCGCTGTTCGAGCAGGCGACGCGGACACGGCTGGAACAGCTCACCCAATACTTCGTCAATCACGGCATTCTCGACCAGGCGGACGCGTTGCATCGCGCCTATGTTGCGATCGGCCATATCGTGCAGAAGCAGGCCTATATCCTCGCCTTCAGCGACACCTTCTATCTGCTCGGCGTGGCACTGATCGTCGCGCTGATCGCCACCCTTTTCCTGAAGAAGGCCGGCCCCGCCTCGGCCGGCGGCGTCCATTGA
- a CDS encoding ABC transporter permease subunit (The N-terminal region of this protein, as described by TIGR01726, is a three transmembrane segment that identifies a subfamily of ABC transporter permease subunits, which specificities that include histidine, arginine, glutamine, glutamate, L-cystine (sic), the opines (in Agrobacterium) octopine and nopaline, etc.), translating into MFSNFDFDVIRRTLPYLFYEGMTFTLMLTGLAALGGLIFGTAIALMRLSGFKILGRIAGVYVDFMRSLPLVLVIFWFYFLVPYIGQWVTGASRPISVGAFASSLITFILFEAAYFSEIMRAGIQSISRGQPAAANALGLTYAQTMRYVVLPQAFRNMLPVLITQTIVLFQDTSLVYVLSITDFLGAASKVAQRDGRLVEMYLFAAIVYFTISCVASFGVRRLQARIAIIR; encoded by the coding sequence ATGTTCAGCAATTTCGATTTCGACGTCATCCGCCGCACGCTGCCTTATCTGTTCTACGAGGGTATGACGTTCACGCTGATGCTCACGGGACTTGCGGCGCTCGGCGGCCTGATCTTCGGCACGGCAATCGCGCTGATGCGGCTGTCTGGCTTCAAGATCCTGGGCCGCATCGCCGGGGTCTATGTCGACTTCATGCGCTCGCTGCCGCTGGTGCTGGTGATCTTCTGGTTCTACTTCCTGGTGCCCTATATCGGGCAGTGGGTGACCGGCGCGTCGCGCCCGATCAGTGTCGGCGCGTTCGCGTCCTCGCTCATCACCTTCATCTTGTTCGAGGCCGCGTACTTCTCCGAGATCATGCGTGCCGGCATCCAGTCGATCTCGCGCGGTCAGCCGGCCGCAGCCAACGCGCTTGGCCTGACCTACGCCCAGACCATGCGCTACGTCGTGCTGCCGCAGGCCTTCCGTAACATGCTGCCGGTGCTGATCACGCAGACCATCGTGCTGTTCCAGGACACCTCACTGGTTTACGTGCTGTCGATCACCGATTTCCTCGGTGCCGCGAGCAAGGTCGCGCAGCGCGACGGCCGTCTGGTCGAAATGTATCTGTTCGCAGCGATCGTCTACTTCACCATTTCCTGTGTTGCGTCCTTCGGCGTTCGCCGCCTGCAGGCGCGCATCGCCATCATTCGATAG
- a CDS encoding HlyD family secretion protein, whose amino-acid sequence MSEMPRTENFQQATEVLQASPPVPVRGPTRNMVRRAALALAFLAGTAAIVHYGHDYWVNGRYLETTDDAYVKADSTIVAPKVSGYIAKVLVSDNEKVKAGQLLAKIDDRDFKAALDQARADVAAAEASVRNLDAQLELQQPIIEQSTADVAAADANLKFAQEERARYDDLMKSGSGTIQRAQQTDAALRASNAQLQHARSGLVAAQRKIDVLTTQRAQATAQLEHARAVAEQATLNLSYTEITAPVDGTVGARSLRVGQFVQAGTQLMAVVPLDSVYVVANFKETQLTHVRAGQPVELHVDSFRNQTLRGHVDSLSPASGLEFALLPPDNATGNFTKIVQRVPVKIVLDDHSLTGQLRPGMSAAPTIDTKQAVMAERETAKRLADNATRPNGG is encoded by the coding sequence ATGTCCGAGATGCCCCGCACCGAAAACTTCCAGCAAGCGACTGAGGTACTGCAAGCTTCACCGCCGGTGCCGGTGCGTGGTCCGACCCGGAATATGGTCCGGCGGGCGGCGTTGGCGCTCGCGTTCCTCGCGGGCACAGCAGCGATTGTCCATTACGGACACGACTACTGGGTCAACGGCCGTTATCTCGAGACAACCGACGACGCCTATGTGAAGGCCGACTCCACGATCGTCGCGCCAAAAGTCTCGGGCTACATCGCCAAGGTGCTGGTCAGCGACAACGAAAAGGTCAAAGCGGGCCAGCTGCTGGCGAAGATCGACGACCGTGACTTCAAGGCGGCGCTCGACCAGGCCCGCGCCGATGTCGCTGCGGCGGAAGCGTCGGTGCGCAACCTCGACGCCCAGCTCGAACTCCAGCAGCCGATCATCGAGCAGAGCACGGCCGATGTCGCTGCTGCGGATGCGAATCTGAAATTTGCGCAGGAGGAGCGCGCCCGCTACGACGATTTGATGAAGTCGGGCTCAGGCACGATTCAGCGCGCACAACAGACTGACGCCGCGTTGCGCGCCAGCAACGCGCAACTGCAACATGCCAGGTCGGGCCTCGTGGCCGCGCAACGCAAGATCGACGTGCTCACCACCCAGCGCGCGCAGGCGACAGCCCAGCTCGAGCACGCGCGCGCGGTCGCGGAGCAGGCGACCCTGAATCTCTCCTACACCGAGATTACCGCGCCGGTCGACGGCACGGTCGGCGCCCGCTCACTGCGCGTGGGACAGTTCGTGCAGGCCGGCACGCAATTGATGGCGGTGGTGCCGCTCGATTCAGTCTATGTCGTGGCGAATTTCAAGGAGACGCAGCTCACTCATGTCCGCGCCGGCCAACCGGTCGAGCTGCACGTCGACAGTTTTCGCAATCAGACCCTGCGCGGCCATGTCGACAGCCTTTCGCCGGCGAGCGGCCTTGAATTCGCACTGCTGCCGCCCGACAACGCCACCGGCAATTTCACCAAGATCGTGCAACGGGTGCCGGTAAAGATCGTGCTCGACGACCACAGCTTGACCGGGCAGCTGCGCCCCGGCATGTCCGCGGCGCCGACTATCGACACCAAACAGGCCGTCATGGCCGAGCGCGAGACGGCCAAGCGCCTCGCCGACAATGCGACGCGACCCAACGGAGGCTAA
- a CDS encoding amino acid ABC transporter permease, with amino-acid sequence MNYHWNWGIFFEPNPMGTGTYLDMLLSGLVLTLKTGALAWIIALIMGSIVGVMRTLPSKGAYWFGFAYVEFFRNMPLLVQLFLWFFVLPELLPKSAGLWLKQLPNAPFWTAAIGIGFFMSARVAVQLQAGIGSLPRGQKMAATALGLTTLQAYRYILLPMAFRIILPPLTSEFLNTIKNTAVAITIGLLELTGQARSMQEFSFQVFEAFTAATLLYLLVNAVVVTAMRFLERYVAIPGYITGK; translated from the coding sequence GTGAACTACCACTGGAACTGGGGAATTTTCTTCGAGCCGAACCCGATGGGGACCGGCACCTATCTCGACATGCTGTTGTCGGGCCTGGTGCTGACCCTTAAGACGGGTGCGCTCGCTTGGATCATCGCGCTGATCATGGGCTCGATCGTCGGCGTGATGCGCACGCTGCCGTCGAAGGGAGCGTATTGGTTCGGCTTTGCCTATGTCGAATTCTTCCGCAACATGCCGCTGTTGGTGCAGCTCTTCCTGTGGTTCTTCGTGCTGCCGGAACTGCTGCCGAAATCTGCCGGCCTCTGGCTGAAGCAGCTGCCGAATGCGCCGTTCTGGACGGCGGCGATCGGCATCGGGTTCTTCATGTCGGCCCGCGTCGCCGTGCAGTTGCAGGCCGGCATCGGATCGCTCCCACGCGGCCAGAAGATGGCGGCGACCGCGCTCGGCCTGACGACCTTGCAGGCTTATCGCTACATCTTGCTGCCGATGGCGTTTCGCATCATCCTGCCGCCGCTGACGTCCGAGTTCCTCAACACCATCAAGAACACGGCTGTGGCCATCACCATCGGCTTGCTTGAGTTGACCGGACAGGCGCGCTCGATGCAGGAATTCTCGTTCCAGGTGTTCGAGGCCTTCACCGCCGCGACCCTTCTCTATCTCCTCGTCAACGCCGTCGTCGTGACCGCAATGCGCTTCCTCGAGCGCTACGTCGCGATCCCCGGCTACATCACGGGGAAATAG
- a CDS encoding D-amino-acid transaminase, with amino-acid sequence MDPIAYVNGSFVPLSDAKISVLDRGFLFADGIYEVSAVLDGKLIDNASHLTRLERSVGEIQLKLPETVERITELQKELIARNKVENGLVYLQVTRGADKGRDFAFPKGDVKSSLVMFTSEKDIINAASAKTGINVITVPDIRWERRDIKSVALLAQVLAKQAAAEAGAGEAWMLEDGYVTEGGSSSAFILTQDDVIVTRKNSNAILPGCTRKAVVALAEERQLRVEERSFTVAEALAAKEAFATSASLFVQPVVAIDGKKVGDGKPGPLAARLREIYVEFAKATAV; translated from the coding sequence TTGGATCCGATCGCCTATGTCAACGGCTCATTCGTCCCGCTCTCGGACGCCAAAATTTCGGTGCTCGATCGCGGCTTCCTGTTTGCCGACGGCATCTACGAGGTCTCGGCCGTGCTCGACGGCAAGCTGATCGACAATGCCTCGCACCTGACGCGGCTGGAGCGCTCGGTCGGCGAGATCCAGCTGAAGCTGCCCGAGACGGTCGAGCGCATCACCGAGCTCCAGAAGGAGCTGATCGCGCGCAACAAGGTCGAGAACGGCCTCGTCTATCTCCAGGTCACCCGCGGCGCGGACAAGGGCCGCGACTTCGCCTTCCCCAAGGGCGACGTCAAGTCGAGCCTGGTAATGTTCACGTCGGAGAAGGACATCATCAACGCCGCCTCGGCCAAGACCGGCATCAACGTGATCACCGTGCCCGACATCCGCTGGGAGCGGCGCGACATCAAGAGCGTGGCACTGCTCGCGCAAGTGTTGGCAAAGCAGGCCGCGGCCGAAGCCGGTGCGGGCGAGGCCTGGATGCTGGAAGACGGCTACGTCACCGAAGGCGGTTCGTCCTCGGCGTTCATCCTGACCCAGGACGACGTCATCGTGACCCGAAAGAACTCCAACGCGATCCTGCCGGGCTGCACCCGCAAGGCGGTGGTGGCGCTGGCGGAAGAGCGTCAGCTCCGCGTCGAGGAGCGTTCCTTCACGGTCGCCGAGGCGCTCGCCGCCAAGGAAGCCTTCGCCACCTCGGCGTCGCTGTTCGTCCAGCCGGTGGTTGCGATCGACGGCAAGAAGGTCGGCGACGGCAAGCCCGGCCCGCTTGCCGCGCGGCTGCGCGAGATCTACGTGGAGTTCGCCAAGGCGACGGCGGTTTAA